A portion of the Mesobacillus sp. AQ2 genome contains these proteins:
- a CDS encoding HIT family protein: MNDCIFCKIINGDIPSAKVYEDENVLAFLDISQVTKGHTLVIPKVHKENVYELTDEVAANVFKAVPKVANAIKAAYEPIGLNVLQNNGEAAGQSVFHFHMHLIPRYGNGDGFGAVWNTHQDQYTADDYQKIAAEINSKI, encoded by the coding sequence ATGAATGATTGTATTTTTTGTAAAATCATCAATGGCGACATTCCCTCAGCAAAGGTATATGAGGATGAAAACGTTTTGGCATTCCTCGATATCAGCCAGGTAACGAAAGGACATACACTTGTCATCCCAAAAGTACATAAAGAAAATGTGTATGAGTTAACGGATGAAGTGGCAGCTAATGTTTTTAAGGCTGTTCCTAAAGTCGCCAATGCGATCAAGGCTGCCTATGAGCCAATCGGGCTGAATGTCCTTCAGAACAATGGCGAAGCAGCCGGCCAATCTGTTTTCCACTTCCATATGCATCTGATTCCTCGCTACGGCAATGGAGACGGTTTCGGGGCTGTCTGGAATACACACCAGGATCAATATACTGCAGACGACTACCAGAAAATCGCTGCCGAGATCAACAGTAAAATCTAG
- a CDS encoding YjcZ family sporulation protein, whose translation MSGGGFGYGGGFALLVVLFILLIIIGASWL comes from the coding sequence ATGTCTGGAGGAGGCTTTGGATACGGCGGCGGCTTTGCATTGCTAGTTGTCTTGTTCATTCTGTTAATCATCATCGGTGCATCTTGGCTGTAA
- a CDS encoding sporulation YhaL family protein, which translates to MSIPIWVIAVAAGIVFSAFMAVKTGKEEREQEMESIEREGELYMKRLEREKERRENSAEA; encoded by the coding sequence ATGTCAATTCCAATCTGGGTAATAGCAGTCGCAGCAGGGATCGTATTCAGCGCGTTCATGGCGGTCAAAACAGGAAAAGAGGAAAGAGAACAAGAAATGGAAAGCATTGAACGAGAGGGCGAGCTCTATATGAAACGGCTCGAGCGGGAAAAAGAACGACGTGAAAATTCGGCAGAAGCATAA
- a CDS encoding YjcZ family sporulation protein: MGHYNSGFALIVVLFILLIVVGAAYL; this comes from the coding sequence ATGGGCCACTATAATTCAGGATTTGCCTTGATAGTTGTCTTGTTCATTTTGCTGATTGTTGTTGGTGCAGCTTACCTTTAA
- a CDS encoding tryptophan transporter, whose product MNTKNLVALSLLVGMGAVLHTVVPGFILGMKPDMMLTMMFLGVLMFPDKKSVFLIGAVTGLISGLTTTFPGGLIPNIIDKPVTAFVFLALLLALKKFKSSVYIAAGLTAIGTIASGIVFLGAAYFLVGLPGPFIALFAGVVLPAAAFNTVFMAILYPVATNIFKRAKLAEIN is encoded by the coding sequence TTGAATACGAAAAACCTTGTAGCCTTATCACTATTAGTTGGGATGGGTGCAGTGCTGCACACTGTTGTACCCGGATTTATCCTTGGAATGAAGCCAGATATGATGCTTACCATGATGTTCCTTGGGGTCCTTATGTTTCCTGACAAGAAAAGTGTATTTTTGATCGGAGCTGTAACTGGTTTGATTTCTGGATTGACTACAACGTTCCCTGGCGGACTTATTCCAAATATCATCGACAAGCCTGTAACGGCATTTGTCTTTTTGGCACTCCTGCTGGCGTTGAAAAAATTCAAGTCATCAGTATATATCGCAGCTGGCCTGACGGCAATCGGAACCATTGCTTCCGGGATTGTTTTCCTTGGAGCAGCTTACTTCCTAGTGGGCCTTCCTGGACCATTCATCGCCCTTTTCGCGGGAGTCGTTCTGCCTGCAGCTGCCTTTAACACAGTATTCATGGCCATTCTTTATCCAGTGGCAACCAATATCTTTAAACGAGCAAAACTTGCAGAAATCAATTAA
- a CDS encoding peptidase E: protein MKQIIAMGGGGFSMEPENPLLDLYILGQSEKQKPKVCFVPTASGDADGYIERFYTAFQSHECIPSHLSLFRPPSRDLEAFVMGQDIIYVGGGSTKNLLALWKEWELDSILLKAWEQGIIMAGVSAGSICWFEEGVTDSYGDGMEPLKSLGFLKGSNCPHYDGEAERRPAYEQFVASGKIAGGFAADDSAALHFIGEELLRVVSSRTEAKAYQVSLENGKFKERVLDTIYLG, encoded by the coding sequence TTGAAACAAATCATTGCAATGGGGGGCGGGGGATTCTCAATGGAACCGGAGAACCCGCTATTAGATTTATATATACTTGGCCAGTCAGAAAAACAGAAGCCCAAGGTTTGCTTTGTTCCTACTGCAAGCGGGGATGCGGATGGTTATATTGAGAGATTTTATACCGCTTTCCAATCACATGAATGCATCCCTTCGCATCTATCCTTATTCAGACCGCCGTCTAGAGACCTGGAAGCCTTTGTGATGGGTCAGGACATTATATATGTCGGGGGAGGCAGCACAAAGAATCTCCTTGCGCTTTGGAAGGAATGGGAATTGGATAGCATCCTGCTCAAGGCCTGGGAGCAGGGCATCATCATGGCAGGAGTCAGTGCTGGATCGATTTGCTGGTTTGAAGAAGGTGTGACGGATTCCTATGGAGACGGCATGGAACCGCTGAAGAGCCTTGGCTTTTTAAAAGGAAGCAATTGCCCCCATTATGATGGAGAAGCGGAACGGCGTCCGGCTTATGAACAATTTGTCGCTTCAGGGAAGATTGCTGGCGGGTTCGCAGCCGATGATAGCGCGGCTTTGCATTTTATCGGTGAAGAACTGCTCAGGGTTGTGAGTTCAAGGACGGAGGCAAAAGCCTATCAAGTAAGTCTGGAAAATGGGAAATTCAAAGAAAGAGTGCTGGATACAATCTATCTTGGTTAA
- a CDS encoding HTH-type transcriptional regulator Hpr, producing MGDKNYTMKEAMMFSQRVAQLSKALWKSVEKDWQQWIKPFDLNINEHHILWIAYHLNGASISDVAKFGVMHVSTAFNFSKKLEERGYLKFSKKESDKRNTYIQLTEEGEGVLLALMESYEPDKNAVFSGAMPLKELYGKFPDIIEIMAIVRNIYGDDFMEIFEKSFSNIDRKFTDEDGTLKKIDPAEKEYA from the coding sequence ATGGGAGATAAAAATTATACTATGAAAGAAGCGATGATGTTTAGCCAGAGAGTTGCCCAGTTAAGTAAAGCCCTTTGGAAGTCTGTCGAAAAGGATTGGCAGCAATGGATAAAGCCATTCGACCTGAATATCAATGAGCATCATATTTTATGGATTGCTTATCACTTGAATGGTGCTTCGATTTCTGATGTAGCCAAATTTGGCGTGATGCATGTATCCACTGCCTTCAACTTTTCTAAGAAACTTGAAGAACGTGGCTATCTAAAGTTTTCCAAAAAGGAAAGCGACAAAAGGAATACGTATATCCAGTTAACCGAAGAAGGCGAAGGCGTATTGCTCGCTTTAATGGAAAGCTACGAACCTGATAAGAATGCAGTTTTTTCAGGTGCTATGCCCTTAAAGGAACTCTATGGAAAATTCCCTGATATTATTGAAATCATGGCGATTGTCAGGAATATTTATGGCGATGATTTCATGGAGATATTCGAGAAATCATTCTCGAATATTGACAGAAAGTTTACAGACGAGGACGGAACGCTTAAAAAGATCGATCCAGCTGAGAAGGAGTATGCTTAA
- the serC gene encoding 3-phosphoserine/phosphohydroxythreonine transaminase translates to MKRALNFNAGPAALPEAVLARAEKEMMNYQGSGMGVMELSHRSKQFEALNDRTKSLLRNLLHIPDDYEVLLLQGGASLQFTMVPMNLLEEGSTAGYVMTGTWSEKALKEAQKIGSAEAIASSKSSNYKSIPSFSEINLKPGSSYLHITTNNTIFGTQWHNLPEKVNVPLVADMSSDILSRPVNISSYGLIYAGAQKNLGPSGVTVVIIHKDLLKRSRPDLPAMLNYQVQADSKSLYNTPPTLSVYFLMLVLEWAESIGGVKQLELQNKQKAAMLYEAIDSSNGFYKGHAEKESRSLMNITFTLENEDLTDSFLYEAEEAGFIGLAGHRSVGGCRASIYNAVSLGHVEKLAKFMNDFRLRN, encoded by the coding sequence TTGAAACGTGCACTGAATTTTAATGCCGGACCTGCCGCCTTGCCTGAGGCTGTGCTGGCGAGGGCCGAAAAAGAAATGATGAATTACCAGGGAAGCGGGATGGGAGTCATGGAACTTAGCCACCGCAGCAAGCAATTCGAAGCACTCAATGACCGGACAAAGTCATTGCTGCGCAACCTCCTCCACATTCCGGATGATTACGAAGTGCTTCTCCTCCAGGGTGGTGCAAGTCTTCAATTCACCATGGTACCGATGAATCTTCTTGAAGAAGGATCGACTGCAGGATATGTCATGACTGGCACATGGTCTGAAAAAGCATTAAAGGAGGCACAAAAAATCGGGAGTGCGGAGGCAATTGCTTCATCAAAATCTTCTAACTATAAATCAATCCCCAGCTTCTCAGAAATCAATTTAAAACCTGGCTCTTCATACCTCCACATCACGACGAATAACACGATCTTCGGTACCCAGTGGCATAACCTGCCTGAAAAAGTTAACGTTCCGCTTGTTGCGGACATGTCCAGTGACATTTTAAGCCGTCCTGTCAATATATCTTCCTATGGGCTCATATACGCTGGTGCGCAGAAAAATCTGGGTCCATCCGGTGTCACAGTAGTGATCATACATAAGGATTTGCTCAAACGTTCAAGGCCGGATTTGCCTGCAATGCTCAATTATCAGGTGCAGGCTGACTCCAAATCGCTATACAACACTCCGCCTACTCTGTCCGTTTATTTTCTGATGCTAGTCCTCGAATGGGCCGAATCCATTGGCGGGGTAAAACAGCTAGAACTGCAAAACAAGCAGAAGGCAGCAATGCTTTATGAAGCAATCGACAGCAGTAATGGATTCTATAAGGGCCATGCTGAAAAAGAGAGCCGCTCTTTAATGAATATCACCTTTACGCTGGAAAACGAAGACTTGACCGACTCCTTCCTGTATGAGGCAGAGGAAGCAGGCTTTATTGGTTTGGCCGGCCATAGATCTGTTGGCGGCTGCAGGGCTTCCATATACAATGCCGTCTCGCTCGGCCATGTCGAAAAACTGGCGAAATTCATGAATGATTTCAGGCTAAGAAATTAA
- a CDS encoding DNA repair exonuclease, producing MKQVKFLHTADLHLDSPMVGLRHLPKAIFHRLQESTFKALSNITDTAIKQEVDFVVIAGDLYDSEDRSIRAQAFFRNEMARLGEKGIKVFAIHGNHDHLGSRSITIDFPDNVHFFNDQVETAVFSKDDGTLVHLYGFSYPERHVMERWIEKYKKSDGADFHIGLLHGHFEGASDHGKYAPFRLGDLIGKGYDYWALGHIHKRAVLSEQPYTVYPGNPQGRNRKELGDKGAAIVQLTDTGSEVSFIESADVIWDELVIDAQEAVGFNILYDQCLAAIDGKRTEGKGVLLDIHIERLNSNLTDVIDKIASGELLELLQENEKEEDSFVWVHRLRFSEELVIDRGNLIKQSDFYEELFRTIEQYGDLNEPLSPLFRHSQARRHLDVLSENEKEQLIKDAEHLLLRQMLEK from the coding sequence ATGAAACAGGTGAAGTTTTTACATACAGCCGACCTCCATCTGGACAGCCCGATGGTCGGCCTGAGGCATCTGCCCAAAGCCATTTTTCACCGGCTTCAGGAGAGCACTTTTAAAGCATTGAGCAATATTACGGATACAGCAATCAAACAGGAAGTGGATTTTGTTGTAATCGCCGGGGATCTGTATGATTCTGAAGACAGGAGCATTCGCGCCCAGGCTTTTTTCCGAAATGAAATGGCCAGGCTTGGCGAAAAAGGAATCAAGGTCTTTGCGATACACGGGAACCATGACCATCTTGGATCCCGCTCGATTACAATCGATTTTCCTGACAATGTGCATTTCTTTAATGATCAGGTGGAAACAGCCGTCTTCAGCAAAGATGATGGCACACTCGTCCATTTATACGGTTTCAGCTATCCGGAGAGACATGTAATGGAACGGTGGATTGAGAAATATAAGAAGTCTGATGGCGCTGACTTTCACATTGGGCTGCTTCATGGACATTTTGAAGGGGCCAGTGACCATGGAAAATACGCACCCTTCAGGTTAGGGGATCTTATCGGCAAAGGATATGATTACTGGGCCCTTGGCCATATTCATAAAAGAGCGGTTTTATCTGAACAGCCATATACTGTCTATCCAGGTAACCCTCAGGGACGAAATAGGAAGGAACTGGGAGACAAGGGGGCTGCGATTGTCCAATTGACAGACACAGGTTCCGAAGTTTCTTTCATTGAAAGCGCTGATGTGATCTGGGATGAACTGGTGATTGATGCCCAGGAGGCTGTGGGATTCAATATCCTTTATGACCAATGCCTCGCAGCCATTGATGGTAAAAGAACAGAAGGAAAAGGAGTTTTGCTTGATATCCACATAGAACGCCTTAATTCCAATCTTACAGATGTCATCGATAAAATAGCCAGTGGTGAATTGCTTGAACTGCTCCAGGAGAATGAAAAGGAAGAGGATTCTTTTGTCTGGGTCCACAGGCTCCGGTTTTCAGAAGAACTTGTGATTGATCGTGGGAACTTGATTAAACAAAGTGATTTTTATGAGGAATTATTCAGGACAATTGAACAGTATGGCGACTTAAATGAACCGTTGTCTCCATTATTCCGGCACAGTCAGGCACGAAGGCATCTGGATGTGTTGTCTGAAAACGAAAAAGAACAGCTGATCAAGGATGCTGAGCATCTCCTGCTCCGGCAGATGCTGGAAAAATAG
- a CDS encoding YjcZ family sporulation protein codes for MGAGYGGGFALIVVLFILLIIVGAAWL; via the coding sequence ATGGGTGCAGGATACGGCGGCGGCTTTGCGTTAATTGTCGTGTTATTCATTCTGTTAATCATCGTGGGTGCAGCTTGGCTTTAA
- a CDS encoding peptidylprolyl isomerase, with amino-acid sequence MKKMIISLTVAAGVMGLGACSNDNADSSEVIVESKAGNITKEELYQSMKEKYGEQALQEMLYQKVLSKNYKVTDKEVEQKVAELKEELGDNFELVLQQNQLKDEEELKAVLKDQLLMEKAALKDVKVSEAEVKKRYEEYKPEIKASHILVKDEATAKEVKKKLDEGAKFEDLAKEYSQDPGSAANGGDLGFFGPGKMVPEFEEAAYALDVNEISGPVKSQHGFHIIKVTEKKEKESYDKMKDKLEYDLKLAQLDSNKIQEVLKRELDKANVKIKDKDLKGAAEFPEAEAPTQP; translated from the coding sequence ATGAAAAAAATGATCATTTCCCTCACGGTTGCGGCCGGAGTCATGGGATTAGGCGCATGCAGTAATGATAATGCAGATTCTTCTGAAGTAATCGTTGAGTCAAAAGCAGGTAATATTACTAAAGAAGAACTTTATCAATCAATGAAGGAAAAATATGGGGAGCAAGCGCTCCAGGAAATGCTTTACCAAAAAGTTCTTTCAAAGAACTATAAGGTAACTGACAAAGAAGTTGAACAAAAAGTGGCCGAGCTTAAAGAAGAGCTAGGAGATAACTTTGAGCTAGTACTTCAGCAGAACCAGCTTAAGGATGAGGAAGAGTTAAAAGCAGTGCTTAAAGACCAGCTGCTTATGGAAAAAGCAGCCCTTAAAGATGTAAAGGTTAGTGAAGCAGAGGTCAAGAAACGTTATGAGGAGTACAAGCCTGAAATCAAGGCGAGCCACATCCTTGTAAAAGATGAAGCGACTGCTAAGGAAGTCAAGAAAAAGCTCGATGAAGGCGCGAAGTTCGAAGACCTGGCGAAGGAGTATTCTCAAGACCCTGGTTCAGCTGCAAATGGCGGAGACCTTGGGTTCTTCGGACCTGGCAAAATGGTTCCTGAATTCGAAGAGGCTGCCTATGCTCTTGACGTGAATGAAATCAGTGGACCTGTCAAATCACAGCACGGCTTCCACATCATCAAGGTCACAGAGAAGAAAGAAAAAGAATCATACGATAAAATGAAGGACAAATTAGAGTATGACCTAAAGCTAGCACAGCTTGACTCTAATAAAATCCAGGAAGTACTGAAGCGTGAGCTTGACAAAGCAAATGTTAAGATCAAGGATAAAGACCTTAAAGGCGCTGCAGAGTTCCCTGAAGCAGAAGCACCAACACAGCCATAA
- a CDS encoding YtxH domain-containing protein has protein sequence MKAKSVLMGMVVGGVAAGIATLLAAPKSGYETRRTLKANKDEYIGSLKDIKDSVVELKNTVATASKEGKASIQTFVTDVKTALWEWKLETEENKMALQEDIKELEESISDLESELAANSEEK, from the coding sequence ATGAAAGCAAAATCAGTTTTAATGGGAATGGTTGTTGGAGGAGTGGCAGCTGGAATTGCAACGCTGCTCGCAGCGCCAAAGTCTGGTTATGAGACAAGAAGGACACTTAAGGCGAATAAGGATGAGTATATCGGGTCTCTTAAAGACATCAAGGATTCCGTTGTGGAATTAAAAAATACGGTGGCAACTGCTTCCAAAGAAGGAAAGGCTTCCATCCAAACTTTTGTCACCGATGTAAAAACCGCTCTTTGGGAATGGAAACTTGAAACAGAGGAAAATAAAATGGCCCTTCAGGAAGATATCAAAGAGCTGGAGGAATCCATTTCAGATCTTGAATCTGAATTGGCTGCCAATTCAGAAGAAAAATAA
- the yhaM gene encoding 3'-5' exoribonuclease YhaM — MNKGILNHETGEQVELFLLVKHSSKGIASNGKPFLTLILQDQSGDIEAKLWDVSPEDETMYAAESIVKVQGDIQNYRGRNQLKIRQIRPASEADSVKLSDFLETAPVSQDEMSSKLTQYIFEMKNPNIQRITRHLLKKNMNAFMEYPAATKNHHEFVSGLAYHVTSMLDLAKSIATLYPSLDKDLLYAGVILHDLGKVIELSGPISTTYTVEGNLLGHISIMVNEIGKAADELGISGEEVMILQHMVLSHHGKAEWGSPKPPMIKEAEILHYIDNLDAKMNMLDRALSRVKPGEFSERVFALDNRSFYKPVFHK, encoded by the coding sequence ATGAATAAAGGAATTTTGAATCACGAAACAGGGGAACAGGTTGAGCTGTTTTTACTGGTAAAACACTCGTCAAAAGGGATTGCCAGCAATGGTAAGCCATTTTTGACACTTATCCTCCAGGACCAGAGCGGAGACATCGAGGCGAAACTATGGGATGTTTCACCGGAAGATGAAACGATGTATGCTGCCGAAAGCATTGTAAAGGTACAGGGGGACATCCAGAACTATCGGGGGCGTAATCAGCTGAAGATCAGGCAAATTCGTCCGGCTTCCGAAGCTGACTCTGTAAAACTCTCGGATTTCCTTGAAACAGCTCCTGTCAGCCAGGACGAAATGAGCAGCAAGCTTACGCAATATATTTTCGAAATGAAAAATCCAAATATCCAGAGAATCACCAGACATTTATTGAAAAAGAACATGAACGCATTCATGGAGTATCCGGCAGCGACAAAGAATCATCATGAATTTGTATCAGGTCTTGCCTACCATGTGACCTCCATGCTGGACCTAGCAAAGTCAATCGCAACACTCTACCCGAGTCTTGATAAGGACCTTTTGTACGCTGGAGTCATCCTTCATGATCTCGGAAAAGTCATAGAGCTTTCCGGACCTATTTCAACGACATACACAGTAGAAGGCAATCTTCTCGGACATATATCGATCATGGTCAACGAAATTGGCAAGGCAGCGGATGAATTGGGGATCTCAGGTGAAGAAGTAATGATCCTTCAGCATATGGTCCTCAGTCATCACGGCAAAGCAGAATGGGGCAGTCCAAAACCTCCGATGATCAAAGAGGCGGAAATCCTGCATTATATCGATAATCTCGATGCGAAAATGAACATGCTCGACCGAGCGCTTTCAAGGGTGAAACCAGGTGAGTTTTCTGAAAGAGTGTTTGCACTTGATAACCGGTCATTTTATAAGCCTGTATTCCATAAGTAA
- a CDS encoding AAA family ATPase — translation MKLIELHIYGYGKLEDYVIKSMDRFEVFYGENEAGKSTIMSFIHSILFGFPARQSSEIRYEPKNNPKYGGKIKAFFPERGVAVIERVKGKAAGDVTVSLEDGTIGGEELLKDLLKRMDKGIFQAIFSFNVHGLQNIHALKGEDLGRYLFSAGTIGTDKLFNTESYLLKEMEQRFKPGGRRPLLNEKMKELKEVQASLKNAEQQNDQYSQWVKDKEELENNIARLEGEIGRLEQIGVKLREYKRNEKLVIEAAALERKIQELDQSFFPEDGLNRLEKLDEKLKQIHTRILTLKEKQQKGQADLEKNRPDFELIGMETEINARVENLPLYDQLNQEKRLLESKVEEISEEISLINDQLHADFDEESIQDINTSIFIKDEVEKLQQAQQRSSDKKLQLEEDFDEEKRALAELEEHADTVKGQLLDEVRRNQLMKELDLLENRERIRSEWQHVTDQIEGVKAREATEQTRNKKQQKNARKQSLLLGGIFLIVLIWGIANGTWLLAGVGVAGLIFLAVGLLKSADDTEGDHSADAVFLSKLIERERSLKEILNSQPGGNLFSIKSLLAKDEEAQLLHRERQVKIGQQQQRFEKVVQQFEVWEADNVSLSQKKGELLRQFGLEEIDGPIKLLDAFQLLEKQKQYFRDRKRTRENLKKVTLSLKDMEDSLKVLAERFLQNVNLPPVEAAGLLKRALREALEQQTEYRELEAKLAELGEELAALEKEELILSEEKAGLLAQADTEREDEFRLKAKNAELLKGWSARHEDIVHQLFASGISEEDREKILTGISLEEQIEGNSVKLEACKRDLTQQFDSIADVKHKMKIIEEGGIYSELLHKYRQLQHEFAEDAKEWGKFAVAGDMLSKTIGRYKEERMPRMLAKAESFLSILTDGVYGKIIPQPSGSGFLIEREDHALFEANELSQATAEQVYVSIRLALAAVHHDRYPFPIIIDDSFVNFDHKRTARVIQLLREMSNQNQILIFTCHRHLLDYFSGNEIVHMGETSKNTV, via the coding sequence ATGAAGCTTATTGAATTGCATATATACGGGTACGGCAAGCTTGAGGATTATGTGATCAAGTCGATGGATCGATTTGAGGTTTTTTATGGCGAAAATGAAGCTGGAAAGTCCACGATCATGTCATTCATCCACAGTATCCTGTTCGGTTTCCCGGCCAGGCAGAGTTCAGAAATCCGCTATGAGCCGAAAAATAACCCTAAGTATGGTGGGAAGATTAAAGCCTTTTTTCCTGAAAGAGGAGTCGCGGTCATCGAAAGGGTGAAAGGAAAGGCCGCAGGGGATGTAACTGTATCGCTTGAAGATGGGACAATCGGTGGGGAAGAGCTGCTGAAGGATCTGTTGAAAAGAATGGATAAAGGCATCTTTCAGGCGATCTTTTCTTTTAATGTTCATGGACTGCAAAATATACATGCGCTGAAGGGGGAAGATCTCGGCAGATATTTATTTTCTGCGGGAACGATTGGTACGGATAAACTCTTCAATACTGAAAGCTATCTGCTAAAGGAAATGGAGCAGCGTTTCAAACCAGGCGGGAGACGGCCTCTGTTAAATGAAAAAATGAAGGAACTGAAGGAAGTCCAGGCTTCGCTAAAAAATGCTGAGCAGCAAAATGATCAGTATTCACAGTGGGTGAAAGATAAAGAAGAACTTGAAAACAATATAGCCAGGCTCGAGGGCGAAATTGGCCGGCTGGAGCAAATAGGAGTGAAGCTGCGTGAATACAAGCGAAACGAAAAGCTTGTCATTGAAGCTGCTGCATTAGAGAGAAAAATCCAGGAGCTGGATCAATCATTTTTTCCGGAAGACGGCCTTAACCGACTTGAGAAATTGGACGAGAAGCTTAAGCAAATCCATACAAGAATACTGACACTGAAAGAAAAACAGCAAAAGGGTCAGGCTGATTTGGAAAAAAACAGGCCGGACTTCGAACTGATTGGGATGGAAACGGAAATCAACGCCCGGGTCGAGAATCTTCCATTATATGATCAGCTAAATCAGGAAAAAAGACTGCTAGAATCAAAAGTTGAAGAAATATCCGAAGAAATCAGCTTGATTAATGACCAGCTCCATGCAGATTTCGACGAAGAAAGTATACAGGATATCAACACGAGCATTTTTATTAAGGATGAGGTTGAAAAACTGCAACAGGCGCAACAGAGATCAAGTGATAAGAAACTGCAGCTGGAAGAAGATTTTGACGAGGAAAAACGCGCACTCGCGGAACTGGAAGAACATGCTGATACCGTAAAAGGACAATTGCTTGATGAAGTTAGGCGCAATCAGCTGATGAAAGAACTGGACCTGCTTGAAAATAGAGAGAGAATCCGTTCTGAATGGCAGCATGTCACAGACCAGATTGAAGGAGTCAAAGCCCGGGAGGCAACAGAGCAAACCAGGAATAAAAAGCAACAAAAGAATGCACGTAAGCAATCGCTCCTTCTTGGGGGAATCTTCCTCATTGTTTTAATCTGGGGAATTGCTAATGGAACTTGGCTTTTGGCTGGTGTAGGGGTTGCCGGCTTGATTTTTCTGGCGGTTGGGCTGCTCAAGTCAGCAGATGATACAGAAGGAGACCATTCTGCGGATGCAGTGTTCCTGTCAAAGTTGATTGAGCGGGAAAGGTCGTTGAAAGAAATTTTGAACAGCCAGCCGGGAGGCAATCTATTTTCAATTAAGAGCCTGTTGGCGAAGGACGAAGAAGCACAGCTTCTCCACCGCGAGCGGCAAGTTAAGATTGGGCAGCAGCAGCAACGTTTTGAAAAGGTTGTTCAGCAATTTGAAGTGTGGGAAGCAGATAACGTCTCTTTGAGCCAGAAAAAGGGCGAATTATTGAGGCAATTCGGACTGGAAGAGATTGACGGTCCAATAAAGTTATTGGATGCTTTTCAGTTACTGGAAAAGCAAAAACAATACTTCCGTGATCGAAAGCGAACAAGAGAAAACCTGAAGAAAGTTACCCTATCATTGAAAGATATGGAAGACAGCCTTAAAGTGCTTGCTGAGCGTTTTCTGCAAAATGTCAATCTTCCTCCAGTGGAAGCAGCAGGGTTATTGAAGCGGGCTTTGCGTGAAGCATTGGAGCAGCAGACGGAATATCGTGAATTGGAAGCAAAACTGGCTGAGCTTGGAGAAGAGCTCGCTGCACTTGAAAAGGAAGAATTGATCTTAAGCGAAGAGAAGGCAGGATTATTGGCTCAGGCTGATACGGAGCGTGAGGATGAATTCAGGCTGAAAGCGAAAAATGCTGAACTGCTGAAAGGCTGGTCAGCAAGGCATGAGGATATCGTTCATCAATTGTTCGCTTCGGGCATAAGCGAAGAGGACAGGGAGAAAATCCTGACAGGCATTTCGCTTGAGGAACAAATAGAGGGAAATTCAGTGAAGCTGGAAGCGTGCAAGCGGGATCTGACGCAGCAGTTTGATTCCATTGCTGATGTGAAGCATAAGATGAAGATAATCGAAGAGGGAGGCATATATAGCGAACTTCTCCATAAATATCGGCAGCTGCAGCATGAATTTGCTGAAGATGCAAAGGAATGGGGAAAGTTTGCAGTCGCCGGGGACATGCTCTCGAAAACAATCGGGCGGTATAAAGAAGAACGGATGCCGAGGATGCTTGCCAAGGCAGAAAGTTTCCTATCGATTTTGACAGATGGCGTTTATGGGAAAATCATACCCCAGCCTTCTGGCAGCGGTTTTCTGATAGAAAGGGAGGATCATGCATTATTTGAAGCGAATGAGCTAAGCCAGGCGACGGCAGAACAAGTATATGTGTCGATCAGGCTGGCACTTGCCGCTGTGCATCATGACCGTTATCCATTTCCGATCATCATTGATGACAGCTTTGTCAATTTTGATCATAAGAGGACAGCCCGCGTGATCCAACTGCTTAGGGAAATGAGCAATCAAAACCAGATTTTGATATTTACATGCCATCGCCATCTTTTGGACTATTTTTCAGGTAATGAAATTGTGCATATGGGAGAAACAAGCAAAAATACAGTTTAA